The proteins below are encoded in one region of Engystomops pustulosus chromosome 8, aEngPut4.maternal, whole genome shotgun sequence:
- the NOXO1 gene encoding NADPH oxidase organizer 1, whose product MMESSSRHPINVEAIGLMQHGNQKTYMFSVLWSDHNKVLIYRTFGDFKKFQRDLKKKFPLEAGALNKAERTLPKLKDAPRMVGKRSASKRSLERLRLLEAYSHSLLKLDAKISQSDFLVQFFTLQPRDLNPSFPDDSLVIMPSEKNEETPVISSHTPDISAPLIFPKYMCTADYETVDLKNRPFTVKQYEFLDVLLKDSTGWWLVENEDRQLAWFPAPYLRDQRNTEEYDIAKECEGEGTLCVVVKNYQAQNFDELSVGIGVVVEVLRKSDAGWWLIRYNRRTGFIPSLYLKPYMNPCEKLQHIVSRERYISTPNLQDDKLYGDTYSFLGFQPSLVDPMQSDRRRSQSMGATSLGSEARSDSDMDSVTGSSSRLSSSNSGTSSLSTSNSSLTVTPSFPKIPSRPKPDEILQKCCTVTKKKLQRSPLNVETLEDSITQL is encoded by the exons ATGATGGAGAGCAGCAGCCGGCATCCCATCAATGTGGAAGCCATTGGATTAATGCAGCATGGAAATCAGAAG ACATACATGTTTTCAGTGCTATGGTCTGACCACAACAAGGTCCTGATTTACAGAACATTTGGAGACTTTAAAAAGTTCCAG AGAGACCTTAAAAAGAAATTCCCACTGGAAGCTGGAGCCTTGAATAAGGCAGAAAGAACACTGCCCAAACTAAAAG ATGCTCCCAGGATGGTGGGGAAGCGGAGCGCCTCCAAGAGGTCCTTAGAAAGACTGCGCCTCCTGGAGGCCTATTCACACTCCTTGCTGAAGCTGGACGCCAAGATTTCGCAGAGTGATTTTTTGGTCCAGTTTTTTACGCTTCAACCCCGCGACCTGAATCCATCATTCCCTGATGACAG CCTGGTTATCATGCCATCTGAGAAAAATGAGGAGACCCCAGTAATCTCATCCCACACCCCCGATATCTCTGCTCCTCTTATATTCCCTAAATATATGTGCACAGCTGACTATGAGACAGTGGATCTGAAGAACAGGCCTTTTACAGTGAAGCAATATGAATTTCTTGATGTTCTGCTAAAAGACAGCACCG GCTGGTGGCTGGTGGAAAACGAGGATCGACAATTAGCCTGGTTTCCAGCACCGTATCTGCGGGATCAGAGGAATACAGAAGAGTATGACATTGCCAAGGAATGTGAAGGAGAAG GTACCCTGTGTGTGGTGGTGAAGAATTACCAGGCTCAGAACTTTGATGAACTCTCAGTGGGGATCGGTGTTGTGGTGGAAGTTTTGAGAAAATCCGATGCTGGATGGTGGCTGATCAG ATACAACAGAAGAACCGGCTTCATCCCATCTCTGTACCTAAAGCCATACATGAACCCATGTGAGAAGCTCCAGCATATCGTCAGCAGAGAGCGATACATCTCCACTCCCAATCTGCAGGATGATAAGTTGTATGGGGACACGTATTCCTTCCTGGGCTTCCAGCCATCACTAGTCGATCCGATGCAGAGTGATAGAAGAAGAAGTCAGTCCATGGGGgccacatcactggggtctgaaGCCAGATCTGACTCAGATATGGATAGTGTAACAGGAAGCAGCAGTAGACTGAGCTCCTCCAATAGTGGGACCTCTTCACTCAGCACCTCCAACTCCTCACTGACTGTGACCCCATCATTTCCCAAAATCCCATCCAGACCCAAACCAGATGAGATATTACAGAAGTGCTGCACCGTCACCAAGAAGAAACTGCAGAGGTCACCCTTGAATGTGGAGACACTAGAAGACTCCATCACCCAGCTCTAG